Within Psychrobacter sp. AH5, the genomic segment TTAATTGCCAGAATAATTGCTGAGCATTGTCTAGGTTATTAGTCGTGACAACCGTCAAATAAATATCATAATGACCCATTACGGCAAGCGGCTGCTTGGCAGCTTGAATGTTTGTGGCCGGACTTAGCTGCCTAGCGGCAACGTCATAACCAATAAACCCAATAAGGCCGTGCGAGTAGTCAGGCTGATTAGAGTTAGGTTTTTCTAGTACTACTGGCTCGTTATCTTTATAGCCCTTATCTTCAAAGCTTTGACTATAACTGATAAGCTGTTGTTGCCAAACCTCATAACTCATTAGAGTACTAGTAGTGGCTTTATCTGTATGGCGATAGTTTTGAATGACTTGATAAGTCGATGGAGAATCAGCAGTAGCATAAAGCTGCCAGCTTACTTTTGGCAACAGCGCAATGATAGGCTTGCCATCATTATTTAGCCAAGCCAATTGCCAGTTGGCTTTAGAATTGCAAGCGAGCAGATGCTGCTGCAATACAGGCAATAACTGTGCTGCGGATAAATGATTAAAACGCCAGCTATGACCTTGCATAACTGGCGTCTCATTTATAAGAAGATTTAGATTACTCATAGGTTAAGCAGTGTACTCTTTGATAATTAAAGTCGCGTTAGTACCACCAAAGCCAAAACTATTACTCATTAGCGTCTTTAGAGGTGTTTCGCGCATTTGGGTGACAATGTCAAAACCAGCGGCTTCGTCATCCAAGTTTTCAACATTGATACTTGGTGCGATAAAGCCTTCTTGTAGCATAAGTAAGCAGTAGATAAGCTCTTGCGCGCCAACGGCTCCTAAGCTATGACCCGTCATCGATTTAGTCGAGCTGATGGGCGGTACTTTGCTAGCATCATCGCCGAACACTTTGGCAATGGCTTTAAGCTCAGTGACATCGCCTAATGGTGTGCTAGTGCCGTGACTATTAATATAATCAACGCTCTCAAGGCCGGCCTCCGCTAGCGCTTGCTGCATACAGCGTACCGCGCCTTCACCGCTTGGGGCCACCATCTCAGCGCCATCTGAGCTTGCGCCGTAACCGACGATTTCAGCTAGGATGTTAGCGCCGCGCGCCTTGGCGTGCTCTAAGCTCTCAACCACTACCATCGCGCCGCCTGCAGCAATCACAAAACCGTCACGATCTTTATCATAAGCACGAGAGGCAAGCTTTGGCGTCTCATTATACTGAGTGCTGACCGCGCCCATCGCATCAAACATACAAGACTGCGTCCAGTGCTCAGACTCACTACCGCCCGCGAGCACCACATCAGCTTTACCTAATTGAATAAGCTCGGCGGCATGGCCTATGCAGTGAGTGGAGGTAGCACAAGCTGAAGCAAGAGAGTAGGAGACGCCTTGGATTTTTAGACCCGTAGCTAGCGCCGCTGATACTGA encodes:
- a CDS encoding beta-ketoacyl-ACP synthase II, with the protein product MRRVVITGAGIVSCIGHDLASVTKSLKEGQSGITFNETYAEHGFKSQISGSIDKSALDTSAIDRKLKRFFSDASLYAYVSALDAIEQSGLSLDTINNNPRVALVASSGGASSENIMNAVDAMREKGLRGVGAMAVPKTMGSSVSAALATGLKIQGVSYSLASACATSTHCIGHAAELIQLGKADVVLAGGSESEHWTQSCMFDAMGAVSTQYNETPKLASRAYDKDRDGFVIAAGGAMVVVESLEHAKARGANILAEIVGYGASSDGAEMVAPSGEGAVRCMQQALAEAGLESVDYINSHGTSTPLGDVTELKAIAKVFGDDASKVPPISSTKSMTGHSLGAVGAQELIYCLLMLQEGFIAPSINVENLDDEAAGFDIVTQMRETPLKTLMSNSFGFGGTNATLIIKEYTA